In uncultured Trichococcus sp., one DNA window encodes the following:
- the tnpA gene encoding IS200/IS605 family transposase → MTDKNRFTHGRTSVYRLDYHIIWRTKYRNPVLFGKVDSDLKQILSEIASEYGFEIKHMEIGLNDHVHLLVSAPPKLSVTNIVRWLKGISARKLFQLHPELKNSYWLAEGNRHLWAPSYFVESIGISNEQAIAKYIDDQRIKEAKDNET, encoded by the coding sequence ATGACTGACAAAAATCGTTTCACGCATGGTCGGACTTCTGTCTATCGTCTGGACTACCATATCATTTGGCGAACCAAATACCGCAATCCGGTCCTGTTCGGAAAAGTCGATTCTGACCTCAAACAGATTCTGTCGGAAATAGCGAGTGAATATGGATTTGAAATCAAACACATGGAAATCGGTCTCAATGACCATGTCCACTTGCTGGTGTCTGCGCCGCCGAAATTGTCCGTCACAAACATCGTCCGTTGGCTGAAAGGGATCAGCGCAAGAAAACTGTTCCAGTTGCACCCAGAACTGAAAAATTCGTACTGGCTGGCCGAAGGCAATCGGCACCTTTGGGCGCCGAGTTATTTTGTTGAAAGCATCGGCATAAGCAACGAACAGGCAATAGCCAAGTATATTGACGACCAGCGGATAAAGGAGGCGAAAGACAATGAAACTTAA